The genomic stretch AGACGCATCATCCGCATTCATATCACTGAAGCGGGCGAAAAAGTCCTTCAGCACTTTAACGAGAAAAAAACGGAATATTTCTTTAAACGCTTTGACTGCTACACTGATGCTGAACTTGCCACGTTAATCGAGCTCTTCAGCAAACTTGATAAAAAACGGTGAAAAAAAGCACATACCGATATATAGGTATGTGCTTTTCGCAGTGCTTCACTTATTTTTCAGTAAACAGCTTCATTGCTTTCCAGCGGCCATATCTATAATACAAAAATGCCGCGCAGCTGCTAAATAAAAAACTCATTCCGATTCCAAGCCCGATTCCTTTTTGTCCAAGCCAAGCTGAAAATAGAGCTGTGAAAGGATACCTCAACACCCAAAACGAGATCAAATTTAATACCAGAACCTGCAGCATCGCTCCCGCGGCCCTGACGATTCCGTTCAGCACAAAATTAACCCCAATAAAAGGGTAGAAAAACGCGATCCACTTCAAATATTGTTCACCAAATGCGACCGCATCAGGCTCACTGATAAATAACCTTATGAGGTATTTACCAAATACCCAAATCATAACCGCAATCACCAGCATGCAGGAAATAACAGCTATCACACCTAGCCTTGCAATTGTTCCCACTCTTTTTTCGTTTCCGATTCCAATATTTTGCCCTGCCATACTATTGACGGCCGTACCGGCAGCCATTGCTGGAAGCGTGATGATGCTATCAAGCCGCTGCACCGCGCCAAAGCCTGATACCACGTGATCCCCGTATGAGTTAACAACACTCATAATCGCCATCATACCGCCTGTAATCACCATCATCTGCAGACCTGCCGGAATCCCGAGTTTCAAAATCAGCGCGGACTCTTCCCACTTGGGCATTCTCGGAATCGAGAATGGCACAAGCTTGTGTTTGATGACATAAAACAACCCATACAAAAACGCAATGCCCTGTGACAAAATCGTTGAATAAGCCGCTCCCGCTATTCCCATGCGGAACACAGAAATAAAGAGCGGCGCAAGCACTGTATTCAGTACAACAGCAAACGCAATAAACCGGAGAGGTGTCTTGCTGTCGCCCAGCGCACGAAGCACAGTACTGATAAAGTTATAACCAAACAAAAATAAAATGCCGATAAATTGAATCTGTAAATACGTCTCAGCAAGCGGTATCATTGACTCCGGCGTTTTTAGAAGACGCAGCAAAAGCTCTGAGAGAAAAAAACCGGCCGCGCCGAATCCGATGCTTAGGCCTGTTAATAAAACAACAAAAGCGTTAATATACGACGCCATTCCTTTTATATCATCTTTTCCTTTTTGCTGAGATAAAATGGTTAACGTCGCATTGTTAAGGCCCAAAATAAAAGACAGCACGGTCAAAACAATCGTGCTTGATACCGCGGCTGCCCCAAGGGCCTTTGCCCCCAGTAAATTGCCGATCCACAAGCTGTCTATAAATTGAAAGGAAACCTGCAATGCGTTTCCGAGCATAATAGGCATTGAAAACAGTACAAGCTGTTTCAGCACGTTCCCCTGTGTAAAATCGTATGCTTTCATCTTTTCTCCTTGTGTTCTCAAATTTTCTTCGGACCACACGAAAAAAGAGACGTTGTTTCATGTCTCTTTTTTCATGACTTATCGGTTTTTTTTCGGTCTCGCATACCGAATGTAAACACCATCACACTTAGGAACAAGGCACAATAGGAAACATTCAAATACATTTGATCCATATCTTCAGCAGCCAGATGATGATAAGCAAGCCAGCCGAAGTACAGGGAAAATGTAAAGGATAATAAACTGAAATACTGGTAAATCCGTTTCATTTTCAGTCACCTCTATTGTTTAGGATGGTAATAGGAAAACTCAATTTCATCTTTTTCTAAATTTATCTTATCCGCTTTGACATACATTCCATTCGTTAAAGGCATTTCTGACAAACGCACTTCAATGCTTTTATCTCCGGGGTGAACATGGACAAATGACGGCAATTCATAAAAGCTGTCCATATAATTTAACACAAAGCTAATTGGTATACTCAATTTCCCTAACGAAAATTTCGTGACATTCAGCTCTACATCACCGTTTTTTTTCACGGTCGGCTCAAAAGCGATAAACGCATCAATAGACGTGGAAAATGCCTTGATTTTCCCTGCGACATGAACATCATCATCAATCTCTACTTTATAATCAAGCTTGTTTGATGCTTTGTCGTTTAAATATGAGTTAACAAACGCAGCTAATGATTCTTTTGTGCTTGTCACTTGAAATCCATACTCGCTCTCAGATGCATCTTTCACCTGAGCCTGTTCCCCCGGAAGCAAAACAAGTGCCACAAACCCGGCGGCGA from Bacillus subtilis subsp. subtilis str. 168 encodes the following:
- the dinF gene encoding damage inducible, Na+ driven multidrug efflux pump (Evidence 1c: Function from experimental evidences in the studied genus; PubMedId: 11583854, 15849754, 16850406, 22933559, 26246409; Product type t : transporter); amino-acid sequence: MKAYDFTQGNVLKQLVLFSMPIMLGNALQVSFQFIDSLWIGNLLGAKALGAAAVSSTIVLTVLSFILGLNNATLTILSQQKGKDDIKGMASYINAFVVLLTGLSIGFGAAGFFLSELLLRLLKTPESMIPLAETYLQIQFIGILFLFGYNFISTVLRALGDSKTPLRFIAFAVVLNTVLAPLFISVFRMGIAGAAYSTILSQGIAFLYGLFYVIKHKLVPFSIPRMPKWEESALILKLGIPAGLQMMVITGGMMAIMSVVNSYGDHVVSGFGAVQRLDSIITLPAMAAGTAVNSMAGQNIGIGNEKRVGTIARLGVIAVISCMLVIAVMIWVFGKYLIRLFISEPDAVAFGEQYLKWIAFFYPFIGVNFVLNGIVRAAGAMLQVLVLNLISFWVLRYPFTALFSAWLGQKGIGLGIGMSFLFSSCAAFLYYRYGRWKAMKLFTEK
- the ypmT gene encoding hypothetical protein (Evidence 4: Unknown function but conserved in other organisms), giving the protein MKRIYQYFSLLSFTFSLYFGWLAYHHLAAEDMDQMYLNVSYCALFLSVMVFTFGMRDRKKTDKS
- the ypmS gene encoding hypothetical protein (Evidence 4: Unknown function but conserved in other organisms), producing MNKWKRLFFILLAINFILAAGFVALVLLPGEQAQVKDASESEYGFQVTSTKESLAAFVNSYLNDKASNKLDYKVEIDDDVHVAGKIKAFSTSIDAFIAFEPTVKKNGDVELNVTKFSLGKLSIPISFVLNYMDSFYELPSFVHVHPGDKSIEVRLSEMPLTNGMYVKADKINLEKDEIEFSYYHPKQ